Proteins encoded by one window of Aspergillus puulaauensis MK2 DNA, chromosome 4, nearly complete sequence:
- a CDS encoding GNAT family N-acetyltransferase (COG:S;~EggNog:ENOG410PS8S;~InterPro:IPR000182,IPR016181;~PFAM:PF13673,PF13508,PF00583;~go_function: GO:0008080 - N-acetyltransferase activity [Evidence IEA]), with translation MPSTTITPAEPTHTPAIKALITAAFTKYIERMGKPPAPMLADYANLDGVFVLTAAAPSTLTQSNLNAGNEDDTIILGSITLTEDPETDSIKVNNLVVDPAAQGRGFGRVLMEFAETRAREVGRGAVSLATNVKMVENIGLYKKLGFVEVGRGVQDGYERVFMRKGLV, from the coding sequence atgccatcaacaacaataaccccCGCAGAGCCAACCCACACCCCAGCCATAAAGGCCCTCATCACAGCCGCATTCACCAAATACATCGAGCGGATGGGCAAACCCCCAGCCCCAATGCTCGCAGACTACGCCAATCTCGACGGTGTCTTTGTCCTTACTGCAGCTGCACCATCGACTCTGACTCAATCCAACCTAAACGCTGGCAATGAGGATGACACAATCATCCTCGGCTCCATAACCCTCACCGAAGACCCAGAGACAGACTCAATCAAAGTCAACAATCTAGTCGTGGACCCTGCAGCACAGGGACGGGGGTTTGGGCGCGTTCTCATGGAGTTTGCGGAGACGAGAGCTAGGGAGGTTGGTAGGGGGGCGGTTTCGTTGGCGACGAATGTGAAGATGGTTGAGAATATAGGGCTTTATAAGAAATTGGGGTTTGTGgaggttgggaggggggtGCAGGATGGGTATGAGAGGGTGTTTATGAGGAAGGGTCTGGTTTAA
- a CDS encoding MFS transporter (COG:G;~EggNog:ENOG410PG9Q;~InterPro:IPR020846,IPR011701,IPR036259;~PFAM:PF07690;~TransMembrane:12 (i95-119o131-151i163-189o195-213i225-247o253-271i329-353o373-397i429-445o451-474i495-512o518-541i);~go_function: GO:0022857 - transmembrane transporter activity [Evidence IEA];~go_process: GO:0055085 - transmembrane transport [Evidence IEA]) — protein sequence MEEKGAVEPKAPERPHETARETSLSDDDDLHSISQRSENTQTGPGKDAEDQVMPESQAEEPPKVVPRLKRRGLFGQITLVDEVENPKAYPRNKKWFITFVVAVAGSVAPMGSSIFFPALTQVADELNSTTTITNLTISLYMLSMSIFPLWWSSFSERLGRRTIYITSFALFVVFNVLCAVSNSIAMLIVMRLLSGGASASVQAVGAGTIADIWDARERGRAMGIFYLGPLCGPLIAPIVGGALAQRWQWRSTMWFFTAYGGVVVALILLGLPETLPAAKPILPDPRTGTTDQDEPLGRRLSRVSSRQVIGATARWLKLLKIIFIDPLKIILYLRYLPVLLTVYYAAITFGSLYVLNVSIEHTFGEAPYNFDTLIVGLLYIPNSLGYVVSSIFGGRWIDSIMVREAKKANRYDENGNLVFRPEDRMRENAWLGAMLYPAGLIWYGWTADRGVFWLAPMIANFFFGIGSMLIFSMVTTMLTEFMPRKSSEGVALNNFMRNIFSCVGSFVTAPIINAIGNGWLFTIIGLVSFASSGVIVVMKVFGPRWKAGMDALMQ from the exons ATGGAAGAGAAGGGCGCCGTGGAACCGAAGGCCCCGGAACGGCCGCATGAGACGGCAAGAGAAACATCACTttccgacgacgatgacctTCACTCGATATCTCAGAGATCGGAAAACACCCAGACGGGCCCGGGCAAAGATGCCGAAGACCAGGTAATGCCCGAGTCACAGGCCGAAGAGCCTCCCAAAGTGGTGCCCAGACTCAAGCGGCGAGGCCTCTTCGGCCAAATCACCTTGGTAGACGAAGTCGAGAACCCAAAGGCCTATCCAAGGAACAAGAAATGGTTCATCACATTCGTCGTTGCTGTTGCCGGCTCTGTGGCTCCCATGGGCAGTTCAATCTTCTTTCCGGCCCTCACGCAAGTCGCCGACGAGCTCAACTCAACAACAACGATCACGAACTTGACCATCTCGCTGTATATGCTGAGCATGTCCATCTTCCCGCTGTGGTGGTCGTCCTTCAGTGAGAGACTTGGTCGACGAACAATCTACATAACATCCTTTGCactcttcgtcgtcttcaatGTCCTCTGCGCCGTGTCCAACTCAATCGCCATGCTCATCGTGATGCGTCTACTAAGCGGAGGCGCCTCAGCCTCCGTCCAGGCCGTCGGCGCAGGGACAATCGCCGATATCTGGGACGCCCGCGAGCGAGGCCGTGCCATGGGAATCTTTTACCTTGGTCCGCTGTGTGGCCCATTGATAGCCCCCATCGTCGGAGGAGCCCTCGCCCAGCGCTGGCAATGGCGGAGCACAATGTGGTTCTTTACAGCATACGGCGGTGTCGTCGTCGCGCtcatccttcttggcctGCCCGAGACCCTACCCGCAGCCAAACCCATCCTCCCAGACCCCAGGACCGGCACCACCGACCAAGACGAACCCCTCGGCCGTCGCTTGAGCCGGGTCTCCTCGCGTCAAGTCATCGGTGCAACAGCCCGCTGGCTCAAGCTCCTCAAAatcatcttcatcgaccCTCTCAAAATCATTCTCTACCTCCGCTATCTCCCCGTTCTGCTAACAGTCTACTACGCCGCCATAACATTCGGCTCCCTGTACGTCCTCAACGTCAGTATCGAACACACCTTCGGCGAAGCACCCTACAACTTCGACACACTAATCGTCGGCCTCCTCTACATCCCCAACTCCCTAGGCTACGTGGTATCAAGTATCTTCGGCGGCCGCTGGATCGACAGTATCATGGTCCGCGAAGCCAAAAAGGCCAACCGCTATGACGAAAACGGGAACCTCGTCTTCCGCCCGGAGGACCGCATGCGTGAGAATGCCTGGCTCGGTGCTATGCTATACCCAGCTGGTCTGATTTGGTATGGCTGGACCGCGGACCGCGGGGTGTTTTGGCTTGCTCCG ATGATAgcaaacttcttcttcggcatcggCAGCATGCTAATCTTCAGCATGGTAACAACAATGCTGACCGAGTTCATGCCGCGGAAATCCTCCGAGGGCGTGGCACTGAACAACTTCATGCGTAATATCTTCTCCTGCGTGGGCTCGTTCGTCACGGCGCCGATCATCAATGCTATTGGCAATGGCTGGCTGTTTACCATTATTGGTCTTGTTTCGTTTGCCAGTAGTGGGGTTATTGTTGTTATGAAGGTGTTTGGGCCACGGTGGAAGGCGGGCATGGATGCGCTTATGCAGTAA
- a CDS encoding uncharacterized protein (COG:E;~EggNog:ENOG410PW6H;~InterPro:IPR002821,IPR008040,IPR003692;~PFAM:PF01968,PF05378,PF02538;~go_function: GO:0003824 - catalytic activity [Evidence IEA];~go_function: GO:0016787 - hydrolase activity [Evidence IEA]), whose protein sequence is MATQGIRIAIDRGGTFTDAWAEVPGRREHIVFKILSVCPDEYDDAPTECIRQILETASGTSIPKGSLLDLESIESIRMGTTVATNALLERKGDRVAFLVTKGFRDILLIGNQTRPNLFDLSVQRLEQLYESVVEVDERITIEGASEAPQAQDKPIDVSSDPALVVGQTGEVVRIMKKPDLAAVRVDLEKLKAQGFKNIAVGLMHSYTYPEHELQIQKIAEEMGFKVSASSVLQSMAKFVPRSQSAVADAYLTPMTFAYLDGFRKNFKGQLEDESANKLLICQSDGGLTSWSKFTGLRGVLSGPAGGVVGLSRTCYDDADRMPVLGFDMGGTSTDVARYSGALEHIFESTLAEVTIQTPQLDINTVAAGGGSILAWENGLLKVGPSSAGANPGPACYGKGGPLTVTDANFLLGRIIPDFFPRKLDLDTVKEKFSTLADVVNKEKDGGEAFTPETLALGFLAIANATMTRPIRTLSEGRGYGAASHNLGCFGGAGGQHAVFIARDLGIKRAIIPCYSSILSAYGMALADVVVENQEPAAITFSEGAVPEIKARLESLSSRGARGLEAQGFDASLTEHECFLNMRYQGSDTSLMIQISGNVEDGGQAFTARHTQEFGFSQSRNILVDDVRVRSVGKSRVQNISSPFEELKKHDSDGLTPRPTPIFGRKIFFEKHGWTQTPVYELKTISSGVRIAGPAMIIDKTQTIVVDHLSTAVVLPEHVVLEVERDGQQSVTTETVDPVQLSVFGHRFMTVAEQMGHTMEKTSISVNIKERLDYSCAIFSADGGLVANAPHIPSHLGSMSSAIAYQAQKHKADLKPGDVLISNHPRAGGTHLPDITTITPVFDDEDKEIIFFVANRGHHADIGGIVPGSMPPNSTELWQEGAAIESFKMIKEGAFDEAGLIKRLYDEPATFPGCSGTRTLTENIADLKAAVASNQKGIELIRALVKEFTWPVVQLYMYAIQDNAAQSVRDLLKQFATRYEGGILEATEYNDDGIPFKLKVTIDKETGDAVFDFTGTGAEHSGNLNAPPTCSYSVIMYCLRCMISTDIPLNQGCLKPIKVVCPDNTILSPSATAATVGCTTETSQKVADLVLRAFNAAAASQGTMNNLSFGCGGTDPVTGEVTKGFGYYETICGGAGAGLGWHGASAVHTHMTNTRITDPEIFEKRYPVILHEFSIRKGSGGAGRWHGGDGCYREIEFTMPLQVSVLTDRRVTAPYGLEGGEDGERGQNIWVRRDPVTGATRRVSLGPRKTSMFGTGDRVIIFTPGGGGYGADPAKSEKGSKPLTNGLELKQQDSRSFLTNGSLGVRHSIATGN, encoded by the exons ATGGCAACCCAAGGTATCCGAATCGCTATCGACCGTGGTGGCACTTTCACGGATGCCTGGGCTGAGGTACCTGGACGCAGAGAGCACATCGTCTTCAAGATCCTCTCAGTATGTCCCGATGAATACGACGATGCGCCAACAGAATGTATCAGACAGATTCTCGAGACAGCGTCGGGGACATCAATACCCAAAGGATCATTATTAGATCTTGAATCCATTGAATCCATCCGAATGGGAACGACAGTCGCTACCAACGCTTTACTAGAGCGAAAAGGAGACCGCGTGGCCTTCCTTGTCACCAAGGGCTTCCGAGACATCCTTCTTATCGGAAACCAAACCAGACCCAATCTGTTCGATCTCTCTGTTCAGCGGTTAGAGCAGCTTTATGAGTCGGTGGTAGAAGTCGACGAGCGTATCACTATTGAGGGCGCCAGCGAAGCTCCGCAGGCGCAAGATAAGCCTATCGATGTCTCATCAGATCCAGCACTGGTCGTGGGCCAAACCGGAGAGGTCGTGCGAATCATGAAGAAGCCAGACTTGGCTGCTGTCCGTGTTGACCTTGAGAAACTCAAGGCGCAAGGCTTCAAGAACATTGCTGTTGGCCTTATGCACTCCTATACATATCCAGAACACGAGCTCCAAATCCAGAAGATTGCCGAAGAGATGGGCTTCAAGGTTTCTGCTTCCTCCGTTCTCCAGTCTATGGCCAAATTTGTTCCTCGGAGTCAATCGGCTGTTGCGGACGCGTACCTAACTCCTATGACCTTTGCTTATCTCGACGGCTTCCGCAAGAATTTCAAAGGCCAACTAGAAGATGAGAGTGCAAACAAGCTTCTTATCTGCCAGTCGGACGGTGGACTTACAAGCTGGTCCAAGTTCACTGGCTTGAGGGGTGTTTTGAGTGGgcctgctggtggtgtcgtCGGACTGTCGAGAACATGCTACGACGATGCTGATAGAATGCCTGTTCTAGGCTTTGATATG GGCGGTACTAGCACAGATGTTGCCAGGTACTCTGGTGCTTTGGAACACATCTTTGAGAGCACCTTAGCAGAGGTCACCATTCAAACCCCTCAGTTGGATATTAAcactgttgctgctggtggtggctctATACTGGCTTGGGAGAATGGCCTTCTCAAGGTTGGCCCAAGCAGTGCTGGTGCCAATCCAGGACCTGCATGCTATGGCAAGGGAGGCCCCCTGACTGTCACCGACGCCAACTTCCTCCTAGGCAGAATTATTCCAGACTTCTTCCCTCGCAAGCTGGATCTAGATACTGTCAAGGAGAAGTTTAGCACTCTAGCGGACGTCGTCAACAAGGAAAAGGACGGCGGTGAAGCATTTACTCCGGAAACCCTGGCTCTTGGTTTCCTGGCTATCGCCAACGCCACCATGACTCGGCCTATCCGAACCCTCAGCGAGGGTCGCGGCTATGGAGCGGCCAGCCACAACCTAGGATGCTTCGGTGGTGCCGGAGGTCAACACGCTGTTTTCATTGCCCGGGATCTGGGTATCAAGCGGGCTATTATTCCCTGCTATTCCAGTATTCTGTCTGCCTATGGAATGGCATTGGCTGACGTCGTGGTTGAGAACCAAGAACCTGCGGCCATAACCTTCTCAGAAGGGGCCGTACCTGAGATCAAGGCCCGCCTCGAATCCCTGTCATCTCGAGGAGCCAGGGGCCTTGAAGCTCAGGGTTTTGACGCTAGTCTCACCGAGCATGAATGCTTCTTGAACATGCGGTATCAAGGAAGCGATACGTCTCTTATGATTCAAATTTCAGGGAATGTGGAAGATGGCGGTCAAGCCTTCACAGCCAGACACACGCAAGAATTTGGTTTCTCACAGTCTCGCAACATTCTCGTCGATGACGTCCGTGTCCGCAGTGTTGGCAAGTCCCGCGTGCAAAACATTTCCAGCCCATTCGAGGAGCTCAAGAAGCACGACTCTGATGGCCTAACCCCTCGCCCGACTCCTATCTTTGGGCGCAAGATCTTTTTTGAGAAGCACGGCTGGACTCAAACGCCTGTGTATGAGCTCAAGACCATCAGCTCTGGCGTGCGCATTGCCGGTCCTGCTATGATCATCGATAAGACTCAGACTATCGTTGTCGACCATCTGAGCACGGCTGTCGTCCTGCCTGAACACGTTGTCCTTGAAGTCGAGCGTGATGGCCAACAGAGCGTCACAACCGAGACGGTCGACCCCGTGCAACTCAGTGTCTTTGGACATCGATTTATGACAGTTGCCGAGCAGATGGGGCACACTATGGAGAAGACATCCATTTCAGTGAACATCAAGGAGCGCCTGGACTACTCGTGCGCTATCTTCTCGGCAGATGGGGGGCTCGTCGCAAACGCCCCCCATATCCCTAGCCACTTGGGGTCGATGAGTTCTGCAATTGCCTACCAAGCACAGAAGCACAAGGCGGACCTAAAGCCCGGCGATGTCCTTATCAGCAACCACCCGCGAGCCGGCGGCACGCACTTACCTGATATCACAACGATTACTCCTGTctttgatgatgaagacaaagaaatcatcttcttcgtcgccaaCAGAGGTCACCATGCGGATATCGGTGGTATCGTGCCAGGTTCAATGCCTCCCAACTCTACCGAGTTGTGGCAAGAAGGGGCTGCAATTGAGTCATTCAAGATGATCAAGGAGGGTGCTTTTGATGAAGCTGGACTTATCAAGCGTCTTTATGATGAACCAGCGACATTCCCTGGCTGCAGTGGCACACGAACCCTGACTGAAAACATTGCCGACCtgaaggctgctgttgcttcCAACCAGAAAGGTATTGAACTTATCCGGGCTCTAGTTAAGGAATTTACCTGGCCAGTGGTGCAACTTTATATGTATGCCATCCAAGATAATGCTGCCCAGTCTGTGCGGGATCTACTGAAGCAGTTTGCTACGAGATACGAAGGTGGTATTCTCGAAGCTACCGAGTACAACGACGATGGTATTCCATTCAAGCTGAAGGTAACCATTGACAAAGAGACCGGTGATGCCGTCTTTGACTTCACCGGAACTGGCGCTGAACATTCTGGCAACCTGAACGCTCCTCCCACCTGCTCATACTCTGTCATCATG TACTGCCTCCGCTGCATGATTTCGACAGACATCCCCCTCAACCAGGGCTGTCTGAAACCCATCAAGGTCGTCTGCCCAGACAAcaccatcctctccccctccgccACGGCAGCAACAGTTGGCTGTACAACCGAAACCTCACAAAAGGTGGCTgacctcgtcctccgcgCCTTCAACGCAGCTGCCGCCTCCCAGGGTACAATgaacaacctcagcttcggCTGCGGTGGCACCGACCCCGTCACGGGCGAAGTCACCAAGGGCTTCGGCTACTACGAGACCATCTGCGGTggcgccggcgccgggcTAGGCTGGCATGGGGCAAGTGCCGTGCACACACACATGACAAACACACGCATCACGGACCCCGAGATCTTCGAGAAGCGATACCCCGTAATCCTGCACGAGTTCTCCATCCGCAAGGGGAGTGGCGGTGCGGGCCGCTGGCACGGTGGAGACGGATGCTACCGTGAGATCGAATTCACGATGCCTCTGCAGGTTTCTGTTCTTACGGATCGGAGAGTCACGGCGCCATACGGGCTTGAGGGTGGAGAGGACGGAGAGCGAGGCCAGAATATCTGGGTTCGCAGGGATCCTGTGACGGGTGCGACGAGGCGGGTTTCTCTGGGCCCGCGAAAGACGTCCATGTTTGGTACTGGTGACCGAGTTATCATCTTCACgcctggaggaggtggcTATGGGGCTGATCCAGCCAAGAGTGAGAAGGGGTCGAAGCCGTTGACAAATGGTTTAGAGCTGAAGCAGCAGGATTCAAGATCGTTTCTGACGAATGGGTCATTGGGCGTGAGGCATAGCATTGCGACTGGGAATTAG
- a CDS encoding uncharacterized protein (COG:Q;~EggNog:ENOG410PNK2;~InterPro:IPR036291,IPR002347;~PFAM:PF08659,PF00106,PF13561;~go_process: GO:0055114 - oxidation-reduction process [Evidence IEA]), with protein MGFATFVYNQFFVHPSLPNASFANQTVIITGSNSGLGRETARHIARLGAQKVILAVRNTSAGESARLDIEQSTGCPPGTCEVWPLDLADSTSVLAFSDKALALPRLDALVLNAAVATKIFRLAPGGYEQSITVNSISHFLLAILLLPKLRQTARNFPEERTVAPHITVLTSQVHAWPQFPQWKDPRGVFAALSDEASAKMDERYPVTKLLNVLLTRELVAQIDNSSASGGGGVIVNMLDTGFCHSRLSRENEGIEALVFDLAKRIFARSEEVGARTTVTAMAGGRETHGQYMVNGVVASDALSEFVCGEDGKTAQRRLWDELSGIAEGLRPGVMTGVTS; from the coding sequence ATGGGCTTCGCAACTTTCGTCTACAACCAATTCTTCGTccacccctccctccccaatgcctccttcgccaaccaAACCGTCATAATCACCGGCTCCAACTCCGGTCTAGGCCGCGAAACAGCCCGCCACATCGCACGCCTCGGGGCCCAAAAAGTCATTCTCGCCGTGCGCAACACCTCCGCCGGCGAATCCGCCCGGCTCGACATCGAACAATCCACCGGCTGCCCCCCAGGAACCTGCGAGGTATGGCCCCTCGACCTCGCAGACTCCACTTCGGTGCTCGCATTCTCAGACAAAGCACTCGCGCTCCCGCGCCTCGACGCCCTCGTCCTGAATGCAGCCGTCGCCACTAAAATCTTCCGTCTCGCCCCGGGGGGCTATGAGCAATCCATCACAGTAAACTCCATCTCGCATTTCCTGCTtgccatccttcttctcccgaAACTGCGCCAGACGGCGCGTAACTTCCCCGAAGAGAGGACTGTCGCGCCACATATCACCGTCCTCACCAGCCAGGTCCATGCGTGGCCGCAGTTCCCGCAGTGGAAGGACCCGCGCGGGGTCTTTGCGGCGCTGAGCGATGAGGCTTCGGCGAAGATGGACGAGCGGTATCCCGTGACGAAGCTGCTGAATGTGCTGTTGACGAGGGAGCTTGTTGCGCAGATAGATAATTCTAGTGCcagtggcggcggcggtgtGATTGTGAACATGCTCGACACGGGGTTCTGTCACTCGCGGCTGTCGCGCGAGAACGAGGGTATCGAGGCGCTGGTGTTTGATCTTGCGAAGAGGATTTTCGCGCGGTCGGAGGAGGTTGGGGCGCGTACGACGGTTACTGCGATGGCGGGCGGGAGGGAGACGCATGGGCAGTACATGGTGAATGGGGTCGTTGCGTCTGATGCGCTGTCGGAGTTTGTGTgtggggaggatgggaagacgGCGCAGAGGAGACTATGGGATGAGTTGAGTGGGATTGCTGAGGGATTGAGGCCGGGGGTTATGACCGGGGTTACTTCATAG
- a CDS encoding bifunctional metallophosphatase/5'-nucleotidase (COG:F;~EggNog:ENOG410PM58;~InterPro:IPR036907,IPR029052,IPR008334,IPR006179;~PFAM:PF02872;~go_function: GO:0016787 - hydrolase activity [Evidence IEA];~go_process: GO:0009166 - nucleotide catabolic process [Evidence IEA]), protein MVGPQFSCSFSFPWGLALTTTKTDFDFGDAKLIELSSRLKFPWLLSNGFHHPAGDRKRLLGSGQEYLVRHLDNGLRVGSIGLAGTDWPSNCSALPPCEIESPVQAACRLARHLRVNERCDLVIALTHMRVPEDMDVANATATGDSRIDLLLGGHDHEVVRRFAGDTDLTAENVEQGRKVSDLEVDGRLPEAEGNIRLVKSGTDWRALSLVRLIVQRDENGTVVGSTVKLQQYTDTQAAIATPQPPSNVIEMLEEIHGRVGKRVQKPLLHSAVPLDGRNFAIRSQETNLGNMLADAVRAFYDTEVGFFNGGGVRSDLILKATVPDGEPLLVRDIINICPFGNSLVVKRLTGEAIRLALENSVSDKHTDGRFLQISGLRMVASWQRPEGSRVVDVFLEKPNGSLEPLEPVRTYTVAMPGFIAQGFDGFSWFPQMETIVGEEAAMTDSGLLLAMLGHSEERADGDSDHNAHATGIERARTLTIVGQTPSDSLPIVSPVVENRIRFVGL, encoded by the exons ATGGTCGGGCCGCAATTCTCGtgttccttttcctttccttggGGACTGGCACtgacaacaacaaaaacagaCTTCGATTTTGGTGATGCAAAGCTAATCGAGCTCTCGAGCCGGTTGAAGTTCCCATGGCTGCTTTCAAATGGTTTTCACCACCCTGCTGGAGATCGAAAAAGATTGCTCGGTTCTGGTCAAGAGTATCTCGTCCGGCACCTGGACAATGGTCTTCGAGTTGGATCCATAGGGCTTGCTGGGAC TGACTGGCCATCAAATTGCTCGGCCCTGCCACCCTGCGAGATTGAATCACCGGTTCAAGCCGCTTGTCGTTTAGCACGCCACCTGCGGGTAAATGAGCGCTGCGATCTAGTTATTGCACTGACGCACATGCGAGTCCCGGAAGATATGGACGTAGCGAATGCAACTGCCACGGGAGACAGCAGAATCGACTTGCTACTCGGCGGGCATGACCATGAAGTAGTAAGAAGGTTTGCAGGCGACACAGATTTAACTGCAGAGAACGTCGAGCAGGGACGCAAAGTCTCTGACCTTGAAGTCGACGGGAGGCTTCCTGAGGCTGAAGGCAACATCAGACTCGTCAAGAGCGGGACAGACTGGAGAGCCTTGTCGCTAGTACGACTGATTGTTCAAAGAGACGAAAATGGGACAGTGGTAGGGTCTACCGTGAAAT TGCAACAATACACCGATACCCAAGCCGCCATAGCGACACCGCAGCCACCATCCAACGTAATCGAAATGCTAGAGGAAATCCACGGTCGAGTTGGAAAGCGAGTCCAAAAGCCGCTCTTGCACTCTGCTGTCCCGCTCGACGGCCGCAACTTTGCAATTCGAAGCCAAGAGACAAACCTTGGCAATATGCTGGCTGACGCCGTTCGGGCGTTCTATGACACCGAGGTGGGCTTCTTCAACGGTGGTGGGGTCAGGAGTGACCTGATCCTGAAGGCTACCGTGCCCGACGGCGAACCCTTGCTAGTCAGAGACATTATCA ATATTTGCCCATTTGGGAATAGCCTTGTCGTCAAGCGGCTCACGGGCGAAGCCATCCGGCTTGCACTAGAGAACTCCGTGTCTGACAAGCATACGGATGGCCGATTCCTGCAGATCTCGGGATTGCGGATGGTAGCGAGCTGGCAACGGCCGGAAGGGTCTCGGGTTGTAGACGTCTTTCTCGAAAAGCCTAATGGTAGCCTTGAGCCGCTGGAGCCAGTCCGTACCTATACTGTCGCCATGCCAGGATTCATCGCGCAGGGGTTCGACGGCTTTTCCTGGTTTCCACAGATGGAGACCATCGTAGGGGAAGAAGCAGCAATGACGGATTCAGGTTTGCTCCTTGCTATGCTTGGGCACAGCGAAGAACGCGCGGATGGCGATTCAGATCATAATGCTCATGCCACGGGCATTGAGCGAGCCCGCACGCTGACTATTGTCGGCCAAACCCCTTCTGATTCTTTACCCATTGTGAGTCCTGTTGTAGAAAATAGAATCAGGTTTGTCGGGTTATAG
- a CDS encoding uncharacterized protein (COG:S;~EggNog:ENOG410Q26K), giving the protein MTDRYSTARYSRFHNIDNYDDDDDDDIINLNLKTSTGFVNPSATTYSDVRPGYGGGETYDQGYSQGQNYGPQAGDNDPDVYDYDADVDYDEVLTDKSVKVTGTGTGTSAKDKDSEMRVKTTSFDNGEGSTIYDPESGAYDQMVDYATGAGGYRHHRERMTEDGVYQARDVKRRGDGSKHVHREYQNPVTGTSTVRDYEVE; this is encoded by the coding sequence ATGACCGACCGCTACTCAACCGCCCGATACTCCCGCTTCCACAACATAGACAACtacgacgatgacgacgacgacgacatcataaacctcaacctcaaaaCCTCCACCGGCTTTGTCAACccctcagcaacaacatACAGCGACGTACGGCCCGGATACGGAGGCGGGGAGACCTACGACCAAGGCTACAGCCAGGGCCAGAACTACGGCCCGCAGGCTGGAGATAATGACCCAGATGTCTACGACTACGACGCCGACGTTGACTACGATGAGGTCCTCACTGATAAGTCTGTGAAGGTAACGGGCACGGGTACGGGCACCAGCGCAAAGGATAAGGATTCTGAAATGCGCGTGAAGACTACCTCCTTTGATAATGGTGAAGGGAGCACCATCTATGACCCTGAGAGCGGCGCGTATGACCAGATGGTGGATTATGCTACTGGTGCTGGGGGGTATCGGCATCATCGGGAGAGAATGACGGAGGATGGAGTCTACCAGGCGAGGGATGTGAAGAGGCGCGGAGATGGGTCGAAGCATGTCCATCGCGAGTATCAGAACCCGGTTACGGGGACGAGCACGGTACGGGATTATGAGGTTGAGTGA